The following proteins are co-located in the Macadamia integrifolia cultivar HAES 741 chromosome 3, SCU_Mint_v3, whole genome shotgun sequence genome:
- the LOC122073770 gene encoding secreted RxLR effector protein 161-like: MNYKSGVSPIIKGGKFNLNQCPKNDLERAQMKDIPYSSTVESLMYAMTCTHPDINFVVGMLSRYVNNFGMHHWVVAKKMIRYLKGTKEYMLIYRASDQLEVIGYSDSDYAGCLDSKKSTSGYIFLLAGGTAISWKSKKQTCVSTYTVESKFVTCFEATSMAIWLRNFISGLQIVETISKPLRMYCDNVTDVYYFKNDKHLRRAKHIGVKYNSVKESVQKQEVSITYIKISLMITDPMTKALVPKHFTDLVMDMGLCKV; encoded by the coding sequence ATGAATTACAAATCAGGTGTTTCCCCCATTATCAAAGGAGGGAAGTTCAATCTAAATCAGTGCCCAAAGAATGATCTAGAAAGAGCACAAATGAAGGATATTCCCTATTCTTCCACAGTAGAGAGTCTTATGTATGCAATGACTTGTACTCATCCAGACATCAATTTTGTTGTTGGTATGTTAAGCAGATATGTGAATAATTTTGGCATGCATCATTGGGTTGTAGCAAAGAAGATGATAAGGTATTTAAAGGGGACTAAGGAGTACATGCTTATTTACAGAGCATCTGATCAATTAGAAGTGATCGGATATTCAGACTCTGATTATGCAGGATGCCTTGACAGTAAAAAATCTACATCAGGATACATCTTTCTACTTGCTGGTGGGACGGCGATTTCTTGGAAGTCCAAGAAACAGACTTGTGTCTCCACTTATACTGTGGAATCAAAATTTGTGACatgctttgaggccacatctATGGCAATTTGGTTACGAAACTTTATCTCAGGACTTCAAATTGTCGAAACCATTTCGAAGCCGCTaagaatgtattgtgacaatgttACTGACGTATATTACTTTAAGAATGATAAACATTTAAGAAGAGCGAAGCATATTGGAGTAAAATACAATTCTGTGAAGGAATCAGTTCAGAAGCAAGAAGTGTCTATTACATACATCAAGATAAGTCTGATGATTACTGATCCTATGACCAAGGCATTAGTGCCTAAACACTTTACAGATCTTGTGATGGATATGggtttatgtaaagtttga